One Nostoc punctiforme PCC 73102 DNA window includes the following coding sequences:
- a CDS encoding aldehyde dehydrogenase family protein, with the protein MGQIIPWNFPLLMQAWKLAPALATGNTVVLKTAEQTPLSALRVGELIIEAGFSPGVVNILSGYGPTAGAASTQVPTMPYSLTKGNAAVLVRGCLSKRNVMTSSLLEL; encoded by the coding sequence GTGGGTCAAATTATCCCGTGGAATTTCCCCCTGTTAATGCAGGCTTGGAAGTTAGCACCAGCTTTAGCAACTGGTAATACAGTAGTTCTCAAAACAGCAGAACAAACACCATTATCAGCACTGCGGGTAGGCGAGTTGATTATTGAGGCTGGTTTTTCGCCTGGTGTGGTGAACATCTTATCAGGATACGGCCCAACCGCCGGGGCTGCGTCTACGCAGGTTCCCACGATGCCATATTCTTTAACCAAGGGCAATGCTGCTGTGCTGGTTCGCGGCTGTTTGTCGAAGAGAAATGTTATGACGAGTTCGTTGCTAGAACTGTAG
- a CDS encoding transporter substrate-binding domain-containing protein — protein MINAIATKFRQLIAARKSPISYFDRHNHKNKTKRSIALYTCVGLVSAILALLLITSPGLAQKPEPQQSLKLQQPLLVATRVIPPFVLSNKGELSGFSIDLWRSIATQIGIESKLIEYSSVPELISAIKDNKVNLGIAAISITAEREQNFDFSLPIFASGLQIMVRNLESKNSAFPNILQLFFSTSLLQVIGVALVLIVIAAHIIWLSERNHKEGMISESYFPGIFKACWWAAATLATQADEMPKGVLGRFIAIVWMFIGVLFVAYFTASATTSLTVQQLQGDIRSIDDLPGKVVATTAGSTAATYLREHHISVLEVPKIEEAYKALQTKKADAVVFDAPVLLFYAANEGKGKVEIVGSILREESYGIILPNNSPYRKPINQALLNLKENGTYQSLYDKWFDPKNS, from the coding sequence ATGATAAATGCGATCGCTACTAAATTTCGCCAACTTATAGCTGCAAGAAAAAGCCCGATTAGTTATTTTGACAGACATAACCACAAAAACAAAACTAAGCGTTCCATAGCGCTGTATACCTGCGTAGGATTAGTAAGTGCAATTTTGGCATTGTTGTTAATCACATCCCCAGGACTGGCCCAAAAACCGGAACCCCAACAATCCCTAAAACTCCAACAACCGTTATTAGTAGCTACACGAGTTATACCGCCCTTTGTGCTATCAAACAAAGGTGAGCTATCGGGATTCAGTATCGACCTCTGGCGCAGCATCGCTACCCAAATAGGTATAGAGTCTAAATTGATTGAATATTCCAGTGTACCAGAACTGATTTCTGCTATTAAGGACAACAAAGTCAACTTGGGAATTGCAGCTATCTCGATTACAGCCGAACGCGAGCAAAATTTTGATTTCTCATTACCCATTTTTGCTAGTGGGCTGCAAATTATGGTACGCAATCTAGAGAGTAAAAACAGTGCCTTTCCAAATATTTTGCAATTGTTTTTCTCTACTAGCCTCTTGCAGGTAATAGGCGTTGCCCTAGTGCTAATTGTCATAGCAGCTCATATTATTTGGTTATCCGAGCGCAATCACAAAGAAGGGATGATTTCTGAATCATACTTTCCTGGCATTTTTAAAGCTTGTTGGTGGGCAGCAGCCACATTAGCGACTCAAGCCGATGAAATGCCCAAGGGAGTGCTGGGACGTTTCATAGCTATAGTCTGGATGTTCATCGGAGTCCTTTTTGTCGCCTACTTTACAGCCAGTGCGACTACTTCATTAACAGTGCAGCAACTTCAGGGCGATATCAGGAGTATAGACGATTTACCTGGCAAGGTAGTGGCTACAACTGCGGGCAGCACAGCGGCGACATACTTGCGAGAACATCATATTTCAGTTTTAGAAGTCCCCAAAATTGAGGAAGCTTACAAAGCTCTGCAAACAAAAAAAGCTGATGCTGTGGTGTTTGATGCACCTGTACTCCTCTTTTATGCTGCCAATGAAGGCAAAGGGAAGGTAGAGATTGTTGGCAGTATCTTGCGTGAAGAAAGCTACGGAATAATTCTGCCTAATAACAGTCCCTACCGCAAACCAATTAATCAGGCTTTGCTGAATCTTAAAGAAAATGGCACTTATCAATCGCTATATGATAAGTGGTTCGATCCTAAAAATTCTTAA
- a CDS encoding MFS transporter, whose amino-acid sequence MTQIALVWLVYQLTNSAVLVGVAGFTNQAMGLIITPLVGVLLDRWNLRYVLLATQLVSILLSSTLTFLTLSNNINVAWIIVIGTLQGIVKAFDLPARQVIIPRLLDKKSDTYSAMASHSFLINTAKFVSPMIGGFLIARSGAASCFLVDSISYLPFISAILTIKVNPIINNTSNQKAQIWKNLKEGFVYAYDFLPIKHLLILQIVICFMGITHVNLIPIFAQEILKGNAETMGFLMTASALGSIVSGIYLISRKNIIGLGRVIATSAAILGLGLIVFSQSTNLEVCLVFMFIIGMNNTLTLASLNNFMQSILLDEDKRGRVTSIFTTGFLGILPFGNLFFGVLAGHLGVTNALLFGGICCIIGAYFFSRQLPKIRKVLYPIYAELGLLPQPNKG is encoded by the coding sequence ATGACTCAAATTGCTTTAGTATGGCTAGTTTATCAATTAACTAATTCGGCTGTATTAGTTGGTGTAGCTGGATTTACAAATCAAGCTATGGGTTTGATTATTACTCCTTTGGTAGGAGTATTGCTAGATCGCTGGAATTTACGATATGTTCTACTAGCTACTCAGCTAGTATCGATTTTACTATCTTCTACCCTGACCTTTCTAACTCTTAGCAACAACATCAATGTTGCATGGATTATTGTTATTGGCACGCTTCAGGGAATAGTAAAAGCTTTCGATTTACCAGCACGTCAGGTAATTATTCCCAGACTTTTGGATAAAAAATCAGATACTTATAGTGCGATGGCTTCCCATTCATTCTTGATTAATACAGCAAAGTTTGTTAGTCCCATGATTGGGGGTTTCCTGATTGCTCGATCTGGTGCAGCTTCTTGTTTTTTAGTAGATAGTATTAGCTATTTACCCTTTATATCTGCAATATTAACTATCAAGGTAAACCCAATTATCAATAATACATCAAATCAAAAAGCCCAAATTTGGAAAAATCTTAAAGAAGGCTTTGTTTATGCATACGATTTTTTACCTATTAAACATTTATTGATCTTACAAATTGTTATTTGCTTTATGGGGATAACCCATGTGAATTTAATCCCGATTTTTGCTCAAGAAATTTTGAAGGGGAACGCTGAAACTATGGGTTTTTTGATGACAGCTTCGGCTCTTGGTTCTATAGTTTCAGGTATTTATCTCATCTCCAGAAAAAATATCATCGGATTAGGAAGGGTTATAGCAACTTCTGCCGCGATTCTCGGTTTAGGTTTAATCGTATTTTCTCAATCAACAAATTTAGAGGTTTGTCTAGTATTTATGTTTATTATAGGTATGAATAATACTCTCACTCTGGCTTCTCTTAATAACTTTATGCAATCCATTCTTCTTGATGAAGATAAAAGAGGTAGAGTAACCAGCATCTTTACAACTGGTTTTTTAGGAATCCTGCCTTTTGGCAATTTGTTTTTTGGAGTATTAGCAGGTCATCTTGGTGTTACCAATGCTTTATTATTTGGCGGGATTTGTTGCATTATAGGAGCATATTTTTTTAGTAGACAACTACCGAAAATAAGAAAGGTTTTGTATCCAATTTATGCAGAGTTGGGCTTGCTTCCACAGCCAAATAAAGGCTAA